The Verrucomicrobiota bacterium genomic interval GTGTCGGGCCCTAACGAGATCGATGCATTCACAATCGGCGCGTTCCTTCGCGGTCACCTGACGCGCGCCATATCGATCGATTTATCCGGGGGCGTGTATCCCTACACCAATGCTCCCGGTGCCACAGGCGTTCCTTTTTACATCTCGCTTAACGTGACCCACCAGGTTAATCGGTTCCTGCAGTATACAGCTTCATTCACTCGAGACCTGGAATTCTCCATCGGCAGCGATGTAACAAAGAACAACAATTTCACGTTGGGAGCGCGGGTGGGCCTCAGCAGGGACCTATCCCTTGCAACCGGCGGCTTCGTGAACTTCGGGACGGTGGTTACGGGGAACTTTCCGGGCGATTACGTCCAATATGGATTCGATATCGGACTCAATTGGGCGCTCTCCCGCAAAATCACCGCATCACTCGGTTACGGCTTGATCGTCCGTGACGCAGACCAGGGTAACTACCGGCAGAATCGCGTCGAGCTTGGGGTCAACTATAAGTTTTAGTTCTTATACTATCTCAACGGCCATGGAGGTGAATTTTTGGTTTCCTTCCGAGGTGCCCTGCCGGCGTTAGACTTGTTAGACCGTATAAACAGTCCAGGCCCGACGGGCCGGGAGAACTTACACCGGTTTTGAAGTTGGTTGAGCGGCTCGTTGCGCCAGTGAGGCGGCCGGAGACGGCCGGAGCGGTTAGCCGGTGGCCTTGCTTGCTGCGGCCGAGCGAGCCGGTTTTAGCCTCGAGGGGGTAACAGAACCCAGCCCAGGGTTTTACCCCACTGCCATTTAAGTTAAGGACGGCGGGCCGGGCGTGGCCTTCGTCCCGGAGGGACGGCTGAGGTTAGCCAGGGACTTCATGCCCGCGAAGGGCCTTTCTTGAGCTTTAACCAATGTGATCATCGAACGATCCAAGGAAAAATGACGCTGATCGTACCGATCAAGTCTCAATTATACCCTTGCGATGTCCATCGAGGTAAAACTTTGTCTTAGGCCCAACGGGCCGTGAGAACATAGCCCCGGGGTTTACCCTGGGAAACCGTCAAATCACGATCGAGCCCTCCTAAGGCGTCACGCCCGTGCGCCCTCCCTAACAAACGCCCGCCCCGCCGGGTTGGATTTGCTGAAGGGGCGGCAGAACCCGCGAGCGACGCCTTCTGCCGCCCCTTGAGGGCTCCTCGGCATTTTACGGTTACCCAGGGTAAACCCTGGGCTAGGTTTTGCCGCCCCTTCGGGGCTGAAAGGCGGTCGAAATTCCATTAAGGCAACTGTCTAAATCGGTGTAAGACCCGTTCAACCAGCTACGGAGCATCCTCCGGCGCCGATACACCCTGGGCCGGCATTCTACCGGGATGACCGTCTGAATGTATCAGCCGACGGATTCAATGCCGGTGCTTCAGGGCAGAAGTTTTTCATCGACGCCGACGATGCGAACGCCGGCGCGGTCGCGTTCAAGGATGCAGGTCATCCGGGAGCGGCCGGCCGTGCGTTCATTCTGCCGGTTGAGCATGTCGTACTCGAGCATCGCCGTGGCTTTGTAGACGCCGGGGTGGTGGGGAATGGCGTAAACGTCGATGTTCTCGGCAGGAGTAAACTTGCGCTGGGGCCAGAGCCGGTAAACGAGGTTGATTTCCCTGGATGCCTGGGCACGCGTCCGCTTACGGCCGTAAAAAAACACCTGTGGCGCCAGGTACGCGGCCCGGGCGGACGCATCATTGCTTTCACCGGCCGCGATAAAGGCCGCCACCACGCGCGCGACCACCGAGGCGGCGGCAGACTCCTCGATTGACGGTTGACGGAGGGGCCCGGCACCCTCGGCCGCCCGGGTGGCGGCGACGGCGCAACCGAGGCCGATCGAGCCGGCGAGGAAGAGCACCCATCGACGTGGCAGGCCGCCATCGGACAAGCGCGGAAAAACGGTCATGGGAATCACCTCGCCCCGTTTTACCATTTGCCTGCGCCGGCGCTCAACCGGATAAACCCCGGCTACTTCCATGCCGGGTATGTGCGCGCCCCTCAGGGCAACGACCGGATCAACGCGCGTGCCCGCTCGTGGTGGGAACGGGAATCGCCTTGCGGACGGCGGCAACGAGGGCTTCCGCGCTGAATGGCTTGGGAAGCAGCGCGCAGTCGTGAACGGGCATGCCGGATCGCATGTAACCCGAGACGAGAATTACCGGCATTTCCGGCGCGAACGCGCGGATCCGGCGCACCAACTCCAGCCCGTCCACCGGGCCGGGCATAATCACGTCGCTGAGCACGACCTGCACCCTTGAACGCTCCTTCCGGAACAGTTCCCATGCTCCTTCAACGTCGTAAGCGGCCAGAACCTCGTAACCTTCCCGATTCAAGACCAGGCGCGCGAACTCGGCGATCAATGGCTCGTCGTCCACAACCATCACCACGCCGTGTTCGCTTCCCCAGGTCATGCCTGTTTCTCCCAAGGAGATTAACATGATCGCATGATCGGCAGCGGCGCTCCCGGCTTTAACGACACAATGAACGGCAAATGAACGACAAGCGAGAACGCGCGGATGCGCCCGGCGCGCCCGGGCGGGCTGCCCCCCTCGAGAGACGGCGGGCGGCCCGCACCGGCGACGCCCGAGCACGCGCTCAGGGCGATTCTTGACGCCGCCAATTTGAAGACTTATTCTCGCGCGCTTATGAGAATCCCGCTGCGGTACGTGCTTCCGCTGACGATCGCACTCTTTTGTTTACCGTCTCGTTCCCCGGCACCGATCATTTACAGGGAAGGCGAGGGATTTTCGACCGGTGAACTGGCAGATATTGAGATCAAGAAAAATGCCCAAGAGCAACTGGAGCTGGGCGAACGTTACGAACGCGAAGGCGATTATAAACGGGCCGGTGCCTGTTACCGCCTGGTCGTGCGGCGCTTCCCGCGTTCAGACGTTGCCGCCCGTGCCCAATACCTGTCCGGCCAGATCTACGAGCGGACCGGCGACCTGCAGCGGGCGTTTAACGAATACCAGACCTTGGTGTCGAAATACCCGCGCAGCACGGATTTTGAGGCCGCGCTGCAAGCCGAGTACAACATCGCCAAGGCTTACCTCGACGGCAAACGGGTGACGCTCTACGGGGTGCCGACCCTGCCCTCCATGACCAAGGCGCAGTCGATGTTCGAGAAAATCGTGCGGAACGCTCCGTACAGCCGTTTCGCTCCCCTCGCCCAATACGGCGTGGGGCAGGCTCTGGAGAAAATGGGGGTCAACACGCCGGCCATCAATGCCTACCAGCAAGTGGTCGACCGCTACCCGAACAGCGACGTCGCCGACAGTGCGATGTACCAGATCGGCTACGTTTATTTTCGCGCCAGCCGCCAGACCGGCTACGACGAGACCGCGGCGGTACGCTCGCAGGAGGCGTTTGAAGATTTTCTGATGAAATACCCGAACAGCGAGAAGGCGCCGCAAGCGCGGGACAACCTGCGGATCCTGCAAGGGCGCAAGACGGAGGACTTCTACAGTATCGCCCGGTATTATGATAAGCAGAAAAAATATAAGGCGGCCTACACCTATTACAACGAGGTGGTGCAGCAGCAGCCCGATTCGCAACAGGCGCAGCGGGCTAAGCAGCGTATGGATCAGTTGCGCGCCAAGGTAGGCGAACAGGCCTTAACCATCGGAACGGAGAAGCCGCCGGTCGGGCCGGCAGCACCGGCAGCACCGGCGGCACCGGCGGCTGCCCAGGG includes:
- a CDS encoding response regulator, producing MLISLGETGMTWGSEHGVVMVVDDEPLIAEFARLVLNREGYEVLAAYDVEGAWELFRKERSRVQVVLSDVIMPGPVDGLELVRRIRAFAPEMPVILVSGYMRSGMPVHDCALLPKPFSAEALVAAVRKAIPVPTTSGHAR
- the bamD gene encoding outer membrane protein assembly factor BamD, which codes for MRIPLRYVLPLTIALFCLPSRSPAPIIYREGEGFSTGELADIEIKKNAQEQLELGERYEREGDYKRAGACYRLVVRRFPRSDVAARAQYLSGQIYERTGDLQRAFNEYQTLVSKYPRSTDFEAALQAEYNIAKAYLDGKRVTLYGVPTLPSMTKAQSMFEKIVRNAPYSRFAPLAQYGVGQALEKMGVNTPAINAYQQVVDRYPNSDVADSAMYQIGYVYFRASRQTGYDETAAVRSQEAFEDFLMKYPNSEKAPQARDNLRILQGRKTEDFYSIARYYDKQKKYKAAYTYYNEVVQQQPDSQQAQRAKQRMDQLRAKVGEQALTIGTEKPPVGPAAPAAPAAPAAAQGKGKPAAPLADIASRPDFVGPAAPTPTPAPAPKSAEPAAEQKPMVTPPADVTPQAPADVAPQEPALPVR